A part of Melittangium boletus DSM 14713 genomic DNA contains:
- a CDS encoding SDR family NAD(P)-dependent oxidoreductase: protein MDRTAVVTGAASGIGKALAHRLAAEGCHLALVDINGEALERVRAELAPTGRTVSLHVANVADRSRMLALPEDVLAAHGHVHLLVNNAGVSLAGRFEEVSLEDMDWIFGVNFWGVVHGCKAFLPHLRREPEAHIVNLCSSFGLLGFAGKTGYSATKFAVRGFSESLRAELLGSPVGLTAVYPGAVDTTIVRTGRVVNEAQREAEARFITGRAIPSERVASRIVRGIQRKSARVLVGLDYHLIDWMARLSPELSQEVTARLSQRMPF, encoded by the coding sequence ATGGATCGCACGGCAGTGGTCACAGGCGCGGCCAGCGGTATCGGCAAGGCATTGGCACACCGTCTCGCCGCGGAGGGTTGCCATCTGGCGCTCGTGGACATCAATGGAGAGGCGCTGGAGCGTGTCCGCGCCGAGCTGGCGCCCACCGGACGAACCGTCTCCCTTCACGTCGCCAACGTCGCCGACCGTTCCCGCATGCTCGCACTGCCCGAGGACGTGCTCGCCGCTCACGGGCATGTACACCTGCTCGTCAACAACGCGGGGGTGTCACTGGCGGGCCGGTTCGAGGAGGTATCGCTCGAGGATATGGATTGGATCTTCGGCGTGAACTTCTGGGGCGTGGTCCACGGGTGCAAGGCATTCCTGCCGCATCTGCGGCGCGAGCCCGAGGCGCACATCGTCAACCTGTGCAGCTCCTTCGGGCTGCTGGGATTCGCGGGCAAGACGGGCTACAGCGCCACGAAGTTCGCGGTGCGCGGCTTCAGCGAATCACTCCGGGCTGAACTGCTCGGGAGTCCGGTGGGCCTCACCGCCGTGTATCCCGGGGCGGTGGATACGACCATCGTGCGCACGGGACGCGTGGTGAACGAAGCGCAACGTGAGGCCGAGGCGCGCTTCATCACCGGCCGCGCCATCCCGAGCGAGCGGGTCGCGAGCCGCATCGTCCGCGGCATCCAGCGCAAGTCCGCGCGAGTCCTGGTGGGCCTCGATTACCATCTCATCGATTGGATGGCCCGGCTGTCGCCCGAGCTGTCCCAGGAGGTGACCGCGAGGCTGTCCCAGCGCATGCCTTTCTGA
- a CDS encoding tautomerase family protein — translation MPLWKVYHPVGAFTGEDKRALSQRITDIYSVLPRFYVGVIFEEVAADAFYIGGEPTKNFVRITADHIARTLDSDEAKTRFLAKVDAALAPFIQERGFDWEFHVDETPFDIWTVQGFRPPRAGTEDERRWKAENKASPRTHV, via the coding sequence ATGCCTTTGTGGAAGGTCTACCATCCCGTGGGTGCGTTCACCGGTGAGGACAAACGCGCCCTTTCCCAGAGAATCACAGACATCTACTCGGTCCTGCCGAGGTTCTACGTCGGTGTGATCTTCGAGGAGGTCGCGGCGGACGCGTTCTACATCGGCGGAGAGCCGACGAAGAATTTCGTTCGGATCACCGCGGATCACATCGCACGCACGCTGGATTCGGACGAGGCCAAGACGCGATTCCTCGCCAAGGTCGATGCCGCGCTCGCGCCCTTCATCCAGGAGCGAGGCTTCGACTGGGAGTTCCATGTCGACGAGACGCCCTTCGACATCTGGACGGTCCAGGGCTTTCGGCCGCCCCGAGCGGGTACGGAGGACGAGCGGCGGTGGAAGGCGGAGAACAAGGCCTCACCCAGGACTCATGTTTGA
- a CDS encoding SDR family oxidoreductase, producing the protein MTNQRIFITGGASGLGRSIALRYARAGWRVCIGDVHPTRGAEVLRELQALAPAALYLPCDVTRAEDLRAVAERLTADWGGVDVVVNNAGVAAPGAIEDVPLEDWQRVLDINVMGVVRGCYVFTPLFKRQGQGHFVNVASMAGLLDVPRAACYNASKAAVVSLSETLQNEFVGTRLGVTLVCPSFFKTNLAESLRNADDATRAAVNRVLERSKVSAEDIAEQIFQAVRQRTFYVLPHVQGRQAWLMKRLLPRPLYMQLIKAQMRRMRGSDSLKNA; encoded by the coding sequence ATGACGAACCAACGCATCTTCATCACTGGTGGTGCCAGTGGTCTCGGTCGGTCCATCGCACTGCGCTATGCGCGGGCGGGCTGGCGTGTGTGCATTGGCGACGTGCACCCTACGCGCGGCGCGGAAGTGCTGCGCGAGCTCCAGGCGCTCGCGCCCGCGGCGCTCTACCTGCCCTGTGACGTGACACGCGCGGAGGACCTGCGAGCGGTGGCCGAGCGGCTCACGGCCGACTGGGGCGGTGTGGACGTGGTGGTGAACAACGCGGGCGTCGCCGCGCCGGGCGCCATCGAGGACGTGCCCCTCGAGGACTGGCAGCGGGTGCTGGACATCAACGTGATGGGCGTGGTGCGCGGCTGCTACGTGTTCACGCCCCTGTTCAAGCGCCAGGGTCAGGGCCACTTCGTCAACGTGGCCTCCATGGCGGGCCTGCTCGATGTGCCCCGGGCGGCCTGCTACAACGCCTCCAAGGCGGCCGTGGTGTCGCTGTCCGAGACGCTGCAGAACGAGTTCGTCGGCACGCGCCTGGGAGTGACGCTGGTATGTCCCTCCTTCTTCAAGACCAACCTCGCCGAGTCGCTGCGCAATGCCGATGACGCCACGCGCGCGGCGGTGAACCGGGTGCTCGAGCGCTCGAAGGTGTCCGCGGAGGACATCGCGGAGCAAATCTTCCAGGCGGTGCGCCAGCGCACGTTCTACGTCCTGCCGCACGTGCAGGGCCGTCAGGCGTGGCTCATGAAACGCCTGCTGCCGCGTCCGCTGTACATGCAGCTGATCAAAGCGCAGATGCGCCGGATGCGCGGCTCCGACTCCCTCAAGAACGCCTGA
- a CDS encoding MGH1-like glycoside hydrolase domain-containing protein, which yields MSQASTRALGAEALRLVEDEHRGANWKRWGPYLAERQWGTVREDYSARGENWTDFPHAHARSRAYRWGEDGLLGITDRQGRLCFSVALWNERDSILKERLFGLTGPQGNHGEDVKEEYFYLDSTPTHSYMKALYKYPQAAFPYERLVAENQHRGRLAPEFELIDTGLFSERRYFDVFAEYAKAATDDLLIRLTVVNRGPKSARIHVLPTLWFRNTWAWGREGEGYWPRPHLAAHGEDAVRATQASLGAYRLHAQAPAGGPRPERLFTDNETNFQRLYGIPNRSRHVKDAFHDAVVDGRREALNPAQEGTKAAFHYVLEVPAGGSVELALRLVSEAQAPAEPFGASFPQTFARRLAEADEFYASRLPTALDEEERRVARQACAGLLWTKQFYHYAVKAWQEGDPAHPSPPPERLRGRNRDWSHLYNRDILSVPDKWEYPWYAAWDTAFHMVPFARLDPLFAKEQLLLFLREWFMHPNGQIPAYEFEFSDVNPPVHAWACWRVYKLTGAHGKRDRLFLARAFQKLLLNFTWWVNRKDVDGLNLFSGGFLGLDNIGVFDRSKPLPTGGHLHQADGTAWMAFFCTTMLSMALELAQEDPAYEDIASKFFEHFVAIVDAMNHLGGTGLWDEEDGFYYDELKQEGQPALPLRVRSMVGLVPLFAAEVLEDRVLERLPGFARRLRWFLENRADLAQNTSYMAVCQRTGLGGRRLLAIPSRARLERVLRRVLDPREFLSDHGIRSLSRMHAEQPFVFHAGREEHRVAYVPGDSDSGMFGGNSNWRGPVWFPLNFLLIEALERYHHFYGDDFQVECPTGSGKWMSLVEVARELSSRLSRLFLPDASGHRPCHGGDPRYVEDPAFRELVLFHEYFHGDTGRGLGASHQTGWTALVLQCLARRQQSP from the coding sequence ATGAGCCAGGCATCGACACGGGCGCTGGGCGCCGAGGCACTGCGGTTGGTGGAAGACGAGCACCGCGGCGCAAACTGGAAGCGGTGGGGGCCCTATCTGGCCGAGCGGCAGTGGGGCACCGTGCGCGAGGACTACTCCGCGCGCGGGGAGAACTGGACGGACTTCCCCCACGCTCATGCCCGGAGCCGCGCCTACCGCTGGGGCGAGGACGGGCTGCTCGGCATCACCGACCGCCAGGGTCGGCTGTGCTTCTCCGTGGCCTTGTGGAACGAGCGGGACTCCATCCTCAAGGAGCGCCTCTTCGGCCTGACGGGGCCCCAGGGCAACCACGGCGAGGACGTCAAGGAGGAGTACTTCTACCTCGACTCCACGCCGACCCACTCCTACATGAAGGCGCTCTACAAGTACCCCCAGGCGGCCTTCCCCTACGAGCGCCTCGTGGCGGAGAACCAGCACCGGGGCCGGCTCGCGCCCGAGTTCGAGCTGATCGACACGGGCCTCTTCTCCGAGCGCCGCTACTTCGACGTCTTCGCCGAGTACGCCAAGGCGGCGACGGACGACCTGCTCATCCGCCTGACGGTGGTCAACCGGGGGCCCAAGTCCGCGCGAATCCACGTGCTGCCCACGCTCTGGTTCCGCAACACCTGGGCCTGGGGCCGCGAGGGCGAGGGCTACTGGCCCCGGCCCCACCTGGCCGCCCACGGGGAGGACGCCGTGCGCGCCACCCAGGCCTCGCTGGGCGCCTACCGGCTCCACGCCCAGGCGCCCGCCGGCGGCCCCCGCCCCGAGCGCCTGTTCACCGACAACGAGACGAACTTCCAGCGGCTTTACGGCATCCCCAACCGCTCGCGCCACGTGAAGGACGCCTTCCATGACGCCGTGGTGGACGGGCGCCGCGAAGCCCTCAATCCGGCCCAGGAGGGCACCAAGGCCGCCTTCCACTACGTGCTGGAGGTGCCCGCCGGAGGCTCGGTCGAGCTCGCCCTGCGGCTCGTCTCCGAGGCCCAGGCGCCCGCCGAGCCCTTCGGCGCGTCCTTCCCCCAGACGTTCGCGCGGCGCCTGGCCGAGGCGGACGAGTTCTACGCCTCGCGGCTGCCCACCGCCCTGGATGAGGAGGAGCGGCGCGTGGCACGGCAGGCCTGCGCGGGGCTGCTGTGGACCAAGCAATTCTACCACTACGCGGTGAAGGCCTGGCAGGAGGGAGACCCCGCCCACCCCTCGCCCCCGCCCGAGCGCCTCCGGGGCCGCAACCGCGACTGGAGCCATCTCTACAACCGCGACATCCTCTCCGTGCCCGACAAGTGGGAGTACCCCTGGTACGCGGCCTGGGACACCGCGTTCCACATGGTCCCCTTCGCGCGCCTGGACCCCCTCTTCGCCAAGGAGCAGTTGCTGCTCTTCCTGCGCGAGTGGTTCATGCACCCCAACGGGCAGATCCCCGCGTACGAGTTCGAGTTCTCGGACGTGAACCCGCCCGTGCACGCCTGGGCCTGCTGGCGCGTCTACAAACTCACGGGGGCCCACGGGAAGCGTGACCGGCTCTTCCTCGCGCGCGCCTTCCAGAAGCTGCTGCTCAACTTCACCTGGTGGGTGAACCGCAAGGACGTGGACGGGCTCAACCTCTTCTCCGGGGGCTTCCTCGGCCTGGACAACATCGGCGTCTTCGACCGCTCCAAGCCCCTGCCCACCGGCGGCCACCTGCACCAGGCGGACGGCACCGCGTGGATGGCCTTCTTCTGCACCACCATGCTCTCCATGGCCCTGGAGCTCGCGCAGGAGGACCCCGCCTACGAGGACATCGCCTCCAAGTTCTTCGAGCACTTCGTGGCCATCGTGGACGCCATGAACCACCTGGGCGGCACGGGGCTGTGGGACGAGGAGGACGGCTTCTACTACGACGAACTCAAGCAGGAGGGTCAGCCCGCCCTGCCCCTGCGCGTGCGCTCCATGGTGGGGCTCGTGCCCCTGTTCGCCGCGGAAGTGCTGGAGGATCGGGTCCTGGAGCGGCTGCCGGGCTTCGCCAGGCGCCTGCGCTGGTTCCTGGAGAACCGCGCCGACCTGGCGCAGAACACGTCCTACATGGCCGTCTGCCAGCGCACGGGACTCGGCGGCCGGCGCCTGCTGGCCATTCCCTCGCGCGCGCGCCTGGAGCGCGTGCTGCGGCGGGTGTTGGACCCCCGGGAGTTCCTGTCGGACCACGGCATCCGCTCCCTGTCGCGGATGCACGCCGAGCAGCCCTTCGTCTTCCACGCGGGGCGCGAGGAGCATCGCGTCGCCTACGTGCCCGGAGACTCCGACAGCGGCATGTTCGGCGGCAACTCCAACTGGCGCGGCCCGGTGTGGTTCCCGCTCAACTTCCTGCTCATCGAGGCGCTGGAGCGCTACCACCACTTCTACGGCGATGACTTCCAGGTGGAGTGCCCCACGGGCTCGGGCAAGTGGATGTCCCTGGTGGAGGTGGCGCGCGAGCTTTCCTCGCGGCTGAGCCGGCTGTTCCTCCCGGATGCCTCCGGCCATCGCCCCTGCCACGGCGGGGACCCCCGCTACGTGGAGGATCCCGCCTTCCGCGAGCTCGTCCTCTTCCACGAGTACTTCCACGGCGACACCGGCCGGGGGCTCGGGGCCAGTCACCAGACGGGCTGGACGGCCCTCGTGCTGCAGTGCCTTGCCCGGCGCCAGCAGTCGCCGTGA
- a CDS encoding SDR family NAD(P)-dependent oxidoreductase has translation MKGRIIMGKDKGLAVVTGASSGIGAVYAERLAARGHPLLLVARRPDRLARLQEELSREHGVSVKTLVADLESPSGLADVEKRVAADDVALLVNNAGAGGLGKSAEMTADQLERIIKLNITAVTRLSHAALTSFRKRDAGALVNIGSVVAHLPSAGSAVYSASKAYVLNFTRSLQMEYAGRPIRIQLVMPGPIRTEFFSSQGLSDSVFPTEAYLTAEQLVDAALAGLEAGEEVTVPSMPDVRTWNSLETARVAFMKAIMSGEVASRYHLTPQGSRPVRPGA, from the coding sequence GTGAAAGGACGCATCATCATGGGCAAGGACAAGGGTCTGGCGGTTGTCACCGGGGCGTCTTCGGGGATTGGCGCTGTCTATGCGGAACGACTGGCGGCGCGCGGCCATCCGCTGTTGCTGGTGGCGCGTCGGCCCGACAGGCTCGCCCGCCTCCAGGAGGAATTGTCCCGCGAGCACGGGGTGAGCGTGAAGACGCTCGTCGCGGACCTCGAGAGTCCCTCGGGCCTGGCGGACGTCGAGAAGCGCGTCGCGGCCGATGACGTGGCCCTGCTCGTCAACAACGCCGGGGCGGGGGGGCTGGGCAAGAGCGCCGAGATGACCGCCGACCAGCTCGAGCGCATCATCAAGTTGAACATCACCGCCGTCACGCGCCTGTCGCACGCGGCGCTGACATCCTTCCGCAAGCGCGATGCGGGCGCCCTGGTGAACATCGGCTCGGTCGTGGCACATCTGCCGTCGGCGGGGAGCGCCGTCTACAGCGCATCCAAGGCCTACGTCCTGAACTTCACCCGGTCCCTGCAGATGGAGTACGCGGGCAGGCCGATCCGGATCCAGCTCGTCATGCCCGGGCCCATCCGCACCGAGTTCTTCTCGTCGCAGGGCCTGAGCGACTCGGTGTTTCCGACCGAGGCCTATCTCACCGCCGAGCAGCTCGTGGACGCGGCGCTCGCCGGGCTCGAGGCGGGGGAGGAGGTGACCGTGCCATCCATGCCGGACGTGCGGACCTGGAACTCCTTGGAGACGGCGCGCGTCGCGTTCATGAAGGCGATCATGTCTGGTGAGGTCGCCTCGCGCTATCACCTCACTCCTCAAGGTTCGAGGCCTGTTCGGCCCGGCGCATGA
- a CDS encoding acyclic terpene utilization AtuA family protein — translation MSTSPLRVGNASGFYGDRFSAFREMLEGGPLDVLTGDYLAELTMLILGRDRMKDPNGGYAKTFLRQMEQCLALAVEKRVRIVTNAGGLNPAGLAAALRALAARLGLPVRVAHVEGDELLARAGALGLGAPLTANAYLGAWGIAECLRAGADIVVTGRVTDASLVVGPAAAHFGWGREDWDCLAGAMAAGHVLECGAQATGGNYSFFTEIDVRRPGFPLAEIHADGTSIITKHEGSGGAVSVDTVLAQLLYEIGGARYAGPDVTARFDTVELTDVGRDRVRISGVRGEPPPPTLKVCLNRLGGFRNEMTFVLVGLDIEHKARLVREQFEAALPTPPRELHWTLVRTDREDAPTEEQAAAFLRVVAKDPEEKRVGRAFSGAAIELALASYPGFTMTTPPTDGLPYGVYTPAYVDAALVEHVAVPEEGARVVIPHAPRTLALAEVEPPPLPAPLPPGPIRRVPLGRIAAARSGDKGGTANIGLWVRTDAAWSWLAHTLTPELLRELLPEVQNLPLQRHLFPRLRGMNFVIDGLLGEGVSSSTRFDPQGKALGEWLRSRHVDVPEVLLLGIGA, via the coding sequence ATGAGCACCTCCCCCCTTCGTGTCGGCAATGCCTCGGGCTTCTACGGAGATCGCTTCTCGGCCTTTCGCGAGATGCTCGAGGGCGGCCCCCTCGATGTCCTCACCGGGGATTATCTCGCCGAGCTCACGATGCTCATCCTCGGCCGGGATCGGATGAAGGATCCGAATGGGGGCTACGCGAAGACCTTCCTCCGGCAGATGGAGCAGTGCCTGGCGCTCGCCGTGGAGAAGCGGGTGCGGATTGTCACCAACGCCGGAGGGTTGAACCCCGCGGGCCTGGCGGCGGCGCTCCGGGCCCTCGCCGCGCGGCTGGGCCTTCCGGTCCGGGTGGCGCACGTCGAGGGAGATGAGCTGCTGGCGCGGGCCGGTGCGCTCGGACTGGGCGCTCCGCTCACGGCCAATGCCTACCTGGGCGCGTGGGGGATCGCCGAGTGCCTGCGCGCCGGAGCCGATATCGTCGTCACCGGACGCGTGACGGATGCCTCGCTCGTCGTGGGTCCGGCGGCGGCCCACTTCGGCTGGGGACGCGAGGATTGGGACTGCCTCGCGGGTGCCATGGCCGCGGGCCACGTCCTCGAGTGCGGCGCCCAGGCCACGGGGGGCAACTACTCGTTCTTCACGGAGATCGACGTGCGCCGCCCGGGCTTTCCCCTCGCGGAGATCCATGCCGACGGCACGTCCATCATCACCAAGCATGAGGGCTCGGGCGGCGCGGTGTCCGTGGATACGGTGCTCGCGCAGCTGCTCTACGAAATCGGAGGCGCCCGGTACGCGGGGCCCGATGTGACGGCGCGCTTCGACACCGTGGAACTCACCGATGTGGGACGCGACCGTGTCCGGATCTCCGGCGTGCGCGGCGAGCCTCCTCCTCCCACGCTGAAAGTCTGTCTGAACCGCCTCGGCGGCTTCCGCAACGAGATGACCTTCGTGCTCGTGGGGCTCGACATCGAGCACAAGGCCCGGCTGGTGCGTGAGCAGTTCGAGGCCGCCCTGCCCACCCCGCCCCGAGAGCTGCATTGGACGCTCGTGCGGACGGACCGGGAGGATGCCCCCACGGAGGAGCAGGCGGCCGCGTTCCTGCGCGTCGTGGCGAAGGATCCGGAGGAGAAGCGGGTAGGGCGCGCCTTCAGTGGCGCGGCCATCGAACTCGCGCTGGCGAGCTACCCGGGCTTCACGATGACCACGCCCCCCACCGATGGTCTGCCCTATGGGGTCTACACGCCGGCGTACGTCGACGCGGCGCTCGTCGAGCACGTCGCCGTTCCGGAGGAAGGCGCGCGGGTGGTCATTCCCCACGCCCCCCGGACACTCGCCCTCGCGGAGGTGGAGCCGCCGCCACTGCCCGCTCCGCTGCCCCCCGGCCCCATTCGCCGGGTGCCCCTGGGGCGGATCGCCGCCGCGCGCAGTGGGGACAAGGGAGGGACCGCGAACATCGGCCTCTGGGTCCGCACGGACGCGGCCTGGAGCTGGCTCGCGCACACGCTCACTCCGGAGCTGCTCCGCGAGTTGCTCCCCGAAGTCCAGAACCTCCCCCTCCAGCGGCACCTCTTTCCCCGGCTACGGGGGATGAACTTCGTCATCGACGGCTTGCTGGGCGAGGGCGTCTCCTCCTCGACGCGCTTCGATCCCCAGGGCAAGGCGCTCGGGGAATGGCTCCGCTCGCGCCATGTCGATGTCCCCGAGGTCCTTCTCCTGGGTATAGGTGCGTAA
- a CDS encoding adenosine deaminase family protein, whose protein sequence is MRKILSSLLIPLVTSAIAPAAHAASNEATTQRHFASLVSGAEPKLAELSLFMTLMPKGGDLHHHYSGAIYAEQYLEWVDKQGYCVDKTTSKIQTHRPDAKGCVSAQDVTADEQAYRDLLQRWSSKDFSNHGAMKPPPDQQFFDTFLYFDDVASTNTREGLWTLKQRAIAENLGYIETIFELAPGLPDAGFERDLAAAGTDSAKLQALMAAQLAKLDADPQFNKGVQDYVAHVQTSSEGIDDADFTMRYQAYVLRALSPALVFSQIASAYKVATLNPKVVAVNLVGAENSNVSMRDYSLHMQMFKAMKARYPDVKLALHAGELALGMVPPEGLKFHITEAVGVAGAQRIGHGIDISHERDALRLIQTLRERDIPIEVNLTSNEFILGVKGAAHPVELYRKHGVPFIISTDDSGVTRHTLSNEYVLFASRYKPTYTEVKKLSYDSLRYAFLPEADKQRLKKQLDTRFAKFEADIAASEARARKPVRTARDVQ, encoded by the coding sequence ATGCGAAAGATCCTGTCCAGTCTGCTCATCCCCCTGGTCACCAGCGCCATCGCTCCCGCCGCGCATGCGGCCAGCAACGAAGCGACCACGCAGCGCCACTTCGCGTCGCTGGTGTCGGGCGCCGAGCCCAAGCTGGCCGAGCTGTCCCTGTTCATGACCCTGATGCCCAAGGGAGGAGACCTGCATCACCACTACTCGGGCGCCATCTACGCCGAGCAGTACCTGGAGTGGGTGGACAAGCAGGGCTACTGCGTGGACAAGACCACCTCCAAGATCCAGACGCATCGCCCCGACGCGAAGGGCTGCGTCAGCGCCCAGGACGTGACCGCCGACGAGCAGGCCTACCGCGACCTGCTGCAGCGCTGGTCCAGCAAGGACTTCAGCAACCATGGCGCGATGAAGCCGCCTCCGGATCAGCAGTTCTTCGACACCTTCCTGTACTTCGACGACGTGGCGTCCACCAACACCCGAGAGGGGCTGTGGACGCTCAAGCAGCGCGCCATCGCCGAGAACCTGGGCTACATCGAGACCATCTTCGAGCTGGCCCCGGGCCTGCCGGACGCCGGGTTCGAGCGCGACCTCGCGGCGGCGGGAACCGACAGCGCGAAGCTGCAGGCGCTGATGGCCGCGCAGCTAGCGAAGCTGGACGCCGACCCCCAGTTCAACAAGGGCGTGCAGGACTACGTCGCCCATGTGCAGACGAGCAGCGAGGGCATCGACGATGCGGACTTCACGATGCGCTACCAGGCCTACGTCCTGCGAGCCCTTTCCCCCGCCCTGGTGTTCTCGCAGATCGCCAGCGCGTACAAGGTCGCGACGCTCAACCCCAAGGTGGTGGCGGTGAACCTGGTGGGCGCCGAGAACTCGAACGTCTCGATGCGCGACTACAGCCTGCACATGCAGATGTTCAAGGCCATGAAGGCCCGCTACCCGGACGTCAAGCTGGCGCTGCACGCCGGTGAGCTGGCGCTGGGCATGGTGCCCCCCGAGGGCCTGAAGTTCCACATCACCGAGGCCGTCGGAGTGGCCGGCGCCCAGCGCATCGGTCACGGCATCGACATCTCGCACGAGCGCGACGCGCTGCGGCTCATCCAGACGTTGCGCGAGCGGGACATCCCCATCGAGGTGAACCTGACCAGCAATGAGTTCATCCTGGGCGTCAAGGGCGCCGCGCATCCGGTCGAGCTGTACCGCAAGCACGGCGTGCCGTTCATCATCTCGACCGATGACTCCGGCGTCACCCGCCATACACTGTCCAACGAGTACGTGCTGTTCGCCAGCCGCTACAAGCCCACGTACACGGAGGTGAAGAAGCTGTCCTACGACAGCCTGCGCTATGCCTTCCTTCCCGAGGCGGACAAGCAGCGCCTCAAGAAGCAGCTCGACACGCGCTTCGCGAAGTTCGAGGCCGACATCGCAGCCAGCGAGGCCCGGGCCCGGAAGCCCGTCCGCACGGCGCGAGACGTCCAGTAG
- a CDS encoding alpha/beta fold hydrolase has protein sequence MGLTALSLMASPIGYWRSPEGQREYESAYKDAMRRLPPVSKTYDVETDFGTVRVYQWTDEQTAAQTPILLLPGRLSGVPMWEKNIKDLIAERPVYAVDAIGDSGMSVQTQRIAGDADQARWVEQTLNGPGLKRVHLAGHSFGGWTAANYASRYPDRVASLSLMEPVRTFEDMRLEIYLRSIPASLPFLPRSWRDQFLTEVGGTTELDPNDPMTRMISAASKHYAVALPFPGRIKPEQMRAWPMPVFVALGAKSAMHDSAKAVEVAKDNVRHLEVSNWPDGTHSLPMEEPDKMDALLLAFMRRAEQASNLEE, from the coding sequence ATGGGACTGACCGCCTTGAGCCTGATGGCCAGCCCGATTGGCTACTGGCGCAGTCCCGAAGGCCAGCGGGAATACGAGTCCGCGTACAAAGACGCCATGCGACGTCTGCCGCCGGTCAGCAAGACCTACGACGTCGAGACCGACTTCGGCACGGTGCGGGTGTACCAATGGACAGACGAGCAGACCGCCGCCCAAACCCCCATCCTGCTGCTGCCCGGTCGGCTCTCGGGGGTGCCGATGTGGGAGAAGAACATCAAGGACCTGATAGCCGAACGACCCGTCTACGCCGTCGACGCCATCGGCGACAGTGGAATGAGCGTGCAAACCCAACGCATCGCTGGAGATGCCGACCAAGCCAGATGGGTGGAGCAGACCCTGAACGGGCCCGGCCTCAAGCGCGTCCACCTGGCGGGCCATTCCTTTGGCGGTTGGACGGCGGCCAATTATGCCTCGCGGTATCCAGACCGCGTCGCATCGCTGTCGCTCATGGAGCCGGTACGAACCTTTGAGGATATGCGCTTGGAGATCTACCTGCGCAGCATCCCGGCGTCGCTGCCGTTCTTGCCGCGAAGCTGGCGCGACCAGTTCCTGACCGAAGTCGGCGGCACCACCGAGCTGGATCCGAACGACCCGATGACGCGCATGATCTCCGCTGCCAGCAAGCACTATGCCGTGGCGCTGCCATTCCCAGGCAGGATCAAGCCGGAGCAGATGCGCGCCTGGCCCATGCCGGTCTTTGTCGCCCTGGGTGCCAAGAGCGCCATGCACGACTCGGCGAAAGCCGTCGAAGTCGCCAAGGACAACGTCCGCCATCTCGAGGTCAGCAACTGGCCAGACGGCACCCACTCCTTGCCCATGGAAGAACCCGACAAGATGGATGCCTTGTTACTGGCCTTCATGCGCCGGGCCGAACAGGCCTCGAACCTTGAGGAGTGA